The genomic DNA CCTTTTGCAAAAAATTGCGCCAGGCTTAATGCCGTATTAAGGCCGAGCTTGTCAGTCACATTGAGGTTCGCCCCCTTTTCTATCAGCAATCTTACTACATCGGCCTTGGGAGAACTTACCCCGTACATCAGCGCCGTATTTCCATACTCGTCCCTCACGTTCATGTCCGCCCCTTTTTCTATCAGCAGGCGTAAAATGCTTAAGGAACCGGAATAGGAAAAGACAGCCTGTATCAATGCTGTCCTTCCATCTTTGTCATATGCGTTCACGTTTGCCCCCTTTTCTATCAGCAGACGTAAAATATCGATATTTTGGATACCCCATATCAGTGCAGTCTGGCCCTTGGAATCCCTTGCGTTAATGTTTGCGCCTTTATCGAGCAGGGTTTTTACTTCGTCCAGACGGCCCAAGCGGGCGCTATTGATCAATGCATCCTCAAGCTCACCGGCAGATACGGCGCATGCCATGGCAAGACATACATATAAGATCCCAATAAAAAAACGAACAATTTGCTTCATATTCAATCCTCCCAAATGATCACCTTGCCCCGGCCCTCTCAAGCATGCGTACGATCTCTTCAATC from Syntrophorhabdaceae bacterium includes the following:
- a CDS encoding ankyrin repeat domain-containing protein → MKQIVRFFIGILYVCLAMACAVSAGELEDALINSARLGRLDEVKTLLDKGANINARDSKGQTALIWGIQNIDILRLLIEKGANVNAYDKDGRTALIQAVFSYSGSLSILRLLIEKGADMNVRDEYGNTALMYGVSSPKADVVRLLIEKGANLNVTDKLGLNTALSLAQFFAKG